GGATTATTTATTAAATCCAGATAATAAACTTCCGGATATTTTGTTTCTGGATTTAAATATGCCAAAGAAAACTGGTAAAGAGTGTTTGATTGAAATTAAAAAAACAGATCATCTTAAAAACATTATTATTGCCATCTATTCTACTTCTTCATCTGAAGAAGATATTGAAGATACTTTTATTCAGGGTGCCAATATTTATATCAAAAAGCCAAGCGATTTTAATACGCTTAAAAAAATAATTAATGAAGTCGTGACCGTAAACTGGCACTATCATACCTCTGGGTTAAACCGTGATAATTTCTTGCTGCGACTAAAATAAAAATAATAGTACACCAATGAAATGGATACCAAATTTTAATTCTTCAAACTCTTTGAGAGTTATTTTTGTAATCGCAGTTTTCATTCTGTTATTTATTTCATCGGTAGCTTATAAGCATAATCAGGACTTGAATGAATCAAGCAAACTGGTCATGCATACATACGAGATAAACATTCAATTAGAACGATTGATGTCGGCTATAAAAGATGCCGAAACCGGACAAAGAGGTTATATTATTACCAGAAATGCCCGTTTTTTAACTCCGTATATTTATTCACGCGACAAGGTAAATACTTCATTTATTACTTTAAAAAAATTAACTGCTGATAATCCACAACAGCAGGAAAATCTTCGAAAGCTCTTTAAGCTTATTATACAGCGTTTTGTGTCTTTCGAAAATTGTTTAAAATATAGCGATCCCAAAACATATGATAAACGAAAACTCGATAATCATATGTTTGGGGGACGAATCTTAATGGAAAATATTCGTTTTAAAGTTGACGAAATGAATGACATTGAGAAAACCTACCTTAAAAACAGGCTGAAAATCTACGATGCTGAAATTTCGTTAAGTCCTATATTTTCTATCTCGCTATTCTTAACAGCGCTATTTTTTATCTTACTGGCTTATCGACAAATCAGTAAAGATTTCCAAAGGCTAAAACTTTACAACAAAAAGCTTTTAATTTCGAGCGGTTTAATTTCTGAATCTGAAGCAATTGGTAAATTTAGTACCTGGCAATGGGATCTTGATGCAGATAAAATCGATTATTCAGACAATCAATTTCGTTTACTGGGTTATGAACCTGGCGATTTTATTCCAAGAAGAGAAACCCTTTTAAAATCCGTACATCCTGATGACAAGGATAATGTTGCAACTGCGATTGACGGAATCCTTCAGAACAAACAACAGCCTTTTGTATATTATAAAATACTACTTCCAAGTCACGAAGTCCGTTATTTTAAATCGACCGGAAAGTTACTGACAGACCAACAGGGAAGCAAAATTTTACTGGGCATTAATTTTGACATTACCGATGAGCATCTGCTTAATATCGAACTTCAGGAACGTAATAAAGAACTTGAAAAAAGCAATAAAGAATTAGCTTCTTTCAATCACGTCGCGAGTCATGATTTACAGGAGCCGCTTCGAAAAATCCAGACTTTTATCTCTCGAGTTTCTGATGCTGATAAAGCAGTTATGTCACAAAGTGCACGTGATTATATTGCCAAAATTGAAGTTTCGGCAAAAAGAATGCGTATTCTTATCGATGATTTATTATTGTTTTCGAGAACCAATACAACCAAAAAAGAATTCATTAAGTCGAATTTAAATGAATTGCTTGAAAATGCCGAATCGGAATTAACAGAAGTTATAGAAGAAAAAAATGCAGTTATAAATACCTGCAAACTTCCTAAACTTTCGGTGATTCCCTATCAAATCGAACAGCTTTTCATCAACTTGATTGGAAATTCATTAAAATACAGCAGACCGGATGTTCCGCCGGAAATTTCAATTGATTGTGAAAAAGTAAATGCAGCTGATTATCCAGAATTAGATCAAAACATTAAAAAATACCACCGAATTACTTTTACAGATAACGGAATGGGTTTTGATCCTCAGTTTAAAGAAACAATCTTTATTTTGTTTCAAAGACTGCACTCTAAAACTGACTATCCAGGAACTGGAATTGGTCTAGCGATTTGTAAGAAAATCGTAGACAATCATAGAGGTCATATTACAGCTGATAGTGAGCCGAATAAAGGTTCGGTTTTTACTATTTTTCTACCAGATTAAACCTCGTCAGCTCCTTTAAACACTAGATATTAAAACGTTATATAAATTCTTTATGGGAATTATATAACGTTTCTTTTTTATGCTGTAAGGCAAATCATCGTATTCGTTAGCATCTTTGTATTGTAATACTTTAGGAAGTAATAATGAAAGCAAAACCCGTATTGAAAGCCATCATTTTTAAAGTGCTTTTTTTATTGATCGTGATCTTTGTAACATCGTGCCGAAAATCCAATTCAATAGAATCTAATCTTAAAAAAAATGAAGCTTTTAGTAAAAATGATAAAGAAGAAGTTGAGGCTTTCTTTTTTATTGCAACGGCAAATGTTGGAAAAACTATTATTTCTAAAAGTCAAATTGCACAACAAAAAAGTTCAGAGAGTTCAATAATGATTTTAGGTAAAAAAATCGAAAGAAGTCAAAGCAGATTACTGCAGGAAGTAACAGAATTAGCAAATAAAAAACTTATTATTATTTCTGAAATAAATGCAACACACCGCCGCGATACTTACGATCTGGTTACCGCAAAAAATTCTTCAGAATTTAACAGAGTCTATTTAAGAGCAATGAAAAAATGTCTGGAAGAACAAATTCAATTATTAGAGACCGTTTCGAAAGAAACCAACGATAAAGCAATTTTAAAGTTAGTATTGAAATATCTGCCTGAACAATTTGATCTCTTACGAGAGATTGAACAAACAATTAAGAAAGGAATTAATTAAAAGCCTAACAAATCATTAACTAAATTATTTAACTATGAAAATGCAAAACAATTTTTTATGCGCCTTAGCCCTTTTTATCTCAGCTTCATTTGGAATGCTGCACGCTCAAAATACTAATGTAGAAACAGAATTTGGTGTAAAAGGTGGATTCAACATGTCTAATCTATACAACAATGGCGATGATGTTGATGACAACAATATTCTATACGGTTTCAATGCCGGTGTTTATGCAACTTTACCAATCTCTGATTTTGTTGCTATTCAGCCTGAGCTTTTATTTACAACAAAAGGTGCCAAATTAGAATACAACAGCGCTCTTTTTAATGGAGACGCTAAATTCAAATTGAATTATATCGAACTTCCATTATTGGTAAGAGTAAATATTACTAAAAACTTTAACGTACATGCCGGTGGTTACGCTTCTTACCTAGTAAGTTCTAAAGTAACAGGAAGCGGAGACGCTGAGTTTGAACAAACTATTGATACAGACGATTTAAACAAATTTGATGCTGGTATTTCAGCTGGTATTGGAGTAGATTTTAATCCAGTTAGTATTGGAGTACGTTACAACTATGGTTTAACAACTGTGGGGAAAGAAAGAACAGCTTTAGGAACAACTTATACTTTTCCTGATGCTAAAAACAGCAACTTAACTTTATACTTATCGTATAAATTGAACTAATTCATTTAGTAACCCTAAAATAAGAAAACCATGTCAAATTTATTATACACCATAGCGGTTATTCTTGTAATACTATGGGCTCTTGGTTTCTTTGTTTACAGTTTTGGAAGTATTATTCACATACTGCTTGTAATTGCCATTATCGCAATATTATTGAGACTTATCAAAGGACGGGAAATTTAAAAACGAATCAACATTAAATAATTATATTAATCTATTAAAAATCAAATATTATGAAAGCATCTAGCACAATTTTAGGAGTAGCAGCTGCAGCTGCAGCAGGAGCATTATTAGGAGTTTTATTTGCTCCAGACAAAGGTTCAAACACTAGAAAAAAAATCAAAGATAAATCGAAAGATTACAGCGATAATTTAAAAACAAAATTTGATGGTATTGTAAACACAATCACTTCAAACGGTAAAGACATCATCGATGAAGGAAAAGCAAAATTCAACCAAGTAAAAGATGATTTCAATACAGTTAAAGACGAAGCTAAAACAGTGAAATCGAACTACTAATAAAAAGTGATTTTTTCAAACCATAAAATACTATATCATGGAACCAAATGCAACAACAAACGAGAATTTAAATCTTTATGAAAAAGCTGAAACTTATGCAAAAACAAGTTTAGAATTATTAAAACTTAAAACAGTATGTTCAGTGGCTGATGGTGTTTCATCATTGGCATCAAAGATAGCAGTCGGCGTTGTTGTTGCATTTTTTACCCTGTTCTTGAATATTGGTTTAAGTTTATGGATTGGAAAAGAACTTGGAGAATATTATTTCGGATTTTTTATAATGGCACTTTTCTATTTAATAGTAGCTGTTGTAATACATAAATCTCATCATAAACTAATCAAAACTCCTATTGGAAATTCGATTATTTCGAGCATCTTAAAAGAAAAATAAAAACTGATTTAAAATATTAATACTTAAAAAAGACTATTATGGAGCCTATTTACACTATTGATGAGTTAAATCAGAGAATAAAATTATTAGAAGATCGTCAGGATGCCGAATGGTGTGCTATTAAAGACCATATCGATGATATTAAAGAAAATTTAAAGCCTCTAAACCTTATTCGAAATACGGTTGAAGAAATCAACGAAACGGTTGGCTTTAAAAGTCATATGGCACAATCAGCTATCAGCATTGCGATTGGATATTTAGCCAAACGATTTATTGTTGGAAAAGGTGATACTATGTTTAAAGGAATTTTAGGCTCAATTGTCCAGCTTATTGTAACCAATCTGGTTTCGAAACCTAGCGAATCTTCAAATGAAACTTCTGAAGAAGAAGAATCATCACAATACGAACCATCATAAGAGTAATTGTCGAATTAAATACTGACTATTATGGAAAAGCTAAACGAAATAATCATAAAGAATGGTGTGACCCTCTACTCTAACTTATATAAATGTTTTGAATTTACAAGAGTATTTCTCGGTATCTAACTCGCTTATACGTTTCCAAGGCAACAAAACGATTAAACAGTTAATACATCACTATATTTTTAAGGTTATGAGATTCTAAGCTTCTAAGAAGCTAAGATTGAAAGTTTACAACTTATCTCAAACCAAAAAAGAGACTTTTTTACACTAGTAAGAAAGTCTCTTTTTCTTTTTAAGGTACTAAGGCTCTAAGAAACTGAGATTCTAAGCTTAATTTTCCCATGTCAAAATATTAGAAACTTAGTCCCTTAGCATCTCAGTTTCTTAGAACCTCAAAAATCAATTATAACTCTGATAAATAGGAATCTTCAATCCCACATATACATTGCTGGCTTTTGAATTGTTTGAAAACAAATTCGAAATCAGCGAACCTGATCCTATGAATAATGGTCCGGCTCTAAAACCAGTTCCTATCTGTGTTCCGCTGTATTCCATATAGGTAAGCGGAATGTAAAAACTAAACTGGCGAGTTTCATATCTCGGTGTAAAAGTAACCGAATTAGCAATCGCAGTTCCGTTAATTTTTTTGGCGTCGACCAATCCGAAATCACCGCTTAAATTCAGGTAAAACTTATTATCGATATTCCAGTCAAAGTTGGTATGAAGAGCGGTTGGAAGATTTGCTTTTACTCCTTTCTGCGATGAAACTTTGGTATAATGATCATTAAAAAACTGAAAAATATCACTCGCATTATCAATATCATCTTGTGTCACTCTTCCTGCGAGGTTATATGTATTCTCGATAACATTTTTATAATTCAATTTCCCAATATCTGTTATCGAAGCTGCCGCTTTTAATTTGTATCGATTTCCAATACAAGTATGGCAGTTAGTGCGGTATTCATACGTAAAACCCAAATCGATTCCCACACCTGCTGATGACATATCAAATTTTGGATCTTTTCCTGCATTGTAATCATAACTTGCAGCTGTTTTTAATGTTCCTGTTGAAAGATATTCACTTTGCGACGGAATCACATTGTCCTTTTCATAAGCAACACTCAGATTATTTCCGTTGATATAATTGTTAACTCCCGCCATTAGGTATTTTATGGTAAGACCAGCTTTCATAAAATGTACATCTTCGTCTACTAATATTGTTCCGTAACTTGCTCCAATCTCAGCCCAGGAATTGGTAACTCCATTTGGGTTACCGCCTGTAAATAAAAAACTGTTTGAAGCATCTACATCTTTATTAACCTCATCAATAAGCTGTCCGTTAATACCTGTAAGATTGGTAACACTTCGAACACGAGTAAAAATTCCAATGCTATGCTCTGGCGTAATATTCATCATACACGATGGCCCAAGAATATCGATATTCAAGTTTCCTCTGTTGTTTGTTTTAAAATTCTTTGACGCATCAGTTTCTAGACTGTAACCTCCATCAAAAACATCGGCGATATTAACGCCATACAAATCGTTTTGTCCCGTTGCGCTGACAGATGAAATGGTAATATCTGATCTGAATTTAGAATCAACAATCGCTGACGGATTAAACAAAACTCCTTGAATTCCCGCATAATTATCGTCCCGAAATCCAAAATACGACTGTCCCTGACAATAAAAAAAGCTTCCAAAGAAGCTGCATAAAAGTAAAGTTCTCTTCATAAATTAACATTGGTTGGTTGATTAGTACATTTCTCTTTTTGGTAAAAGACAAACAAATATGAAACAAAAAATGTTTTAAAAAAACTTATGCTTTTTGCAGGTTCAAAGCAGCAAAGTGGCAAAGCTTCAGAGATATACGAAAATTATTTTCAAAAAATATTATAAATCTTACTCCCCTAAAAGATCATGTAGTATTGCTCTTAGATAACACAAAAAAAGCCGAACAAATGTTCGGCTTGATTATTTTTGATATTCTATTAAAAAATATAGAATTTACATCAACTTAAAACTAAATCTAAGAAAAAACTTAAGAGTGTTTTTCCAAAGCAACAAAACCTTTGCAACTCTGAACCTTTGTACCTCTGTGTCTAGAAATTAATAAACTTCCGAAGCCTCTTTTAATTTCTCCATGTTGTTTACCAACTGAAGCTCAGAAACAATTTTCTGAATATCACCGTTCATGATGTTACCCAAATCGTAAAGCGTTAAACCAACACGGTGATCGGTTACACGGCCTTGAGCATAGTTGTACGTACGGATTTTTGCCGAACGGTCTCCAGAACTTACTTGAGAACTACGTTTTTTAGCATCTTCCTCTTGCTTTTTAGCCAATTCCATTTCGTATAAACGAGAACGTAATACCATTAAAGCTTTATCTTTATTCTTGTGCTGTGATTTCTCATCCTGACATTGCGCCACTAATCCTGTTGGAATGTGCGTTAAACGTACAGCCGATTTCGTTGTATTTACCGACTGTCCTCCAGGCCCTGACGAACAGAAGAAATCCACACGAACATCGTTCATATCTACCTGAACATCAAACTCCTCCGCTTCTGGTAAAACCATAACGGTAGCTGCCGATGTATGCACACGACCTTGAGTTTCTGTTTGAGGAACACGCTGCACACGGTGAACACCTGCTTCAAACTTCAACGTTCCGTATACATCTTCTCCAGTAACTTCAAAAATAACCTCTTTGAAACCACCTGAAGTACCTTCGTTCATATCTACAACAGAGGTTCTCCACCCCATGCTTTCGCAATATTTAGTGTACATTCTGAATAAGTCCCCTGCAAAAATACTTGCTTCATCTCCACCCGTTCCGGCACGAATCTCCACCATTACGTTTTTAGCATCTTCAGGATCTTTAGGAATCAACATAAATTTGATTTCCTCCTCCAATTCTGGCAAGCGATCTTTAGCTTCGTCCAACTGCATTTTGGCCATTTCCACCATTTCAGCATCGCTGCCGTCAGCAATGATTTCGTTAGCCTCATCGATATTTGCCAAAACTATAATGTATTCTTCTCTCTTTTCAACCAAAGCCTTAATACTTTTATATTCTTGGTTGAGCTGTTTATAACGCTTTTGATCAGAAATAACATCCGGCTGAATAATCAAATCCGAAATCTCATCAAATCGCTGCTTTACATATTGAAGTCTATCTAACATTTTCTTTTTCCTTTATTTGGACTGCAAAATTACAAAATTTTTGTGGAAAATTCTAGTGCTGATTTTTTGTGTTTTTTGAGTGAGATTTTGATAGAAAATTTGATGGGCTAAAAGATTTCGAATGTCTTTATAATTATCAACAAATATTTTCATGCCTTTACGGTTTCCCGTAAGGATATTGAACTTTAAGTAATTAGATTTGAAAACATTAAAAATTTTAATATGAAATTCAATCTAATTATATTTTTATTACTCACAACAATATCAATAAGTTATTCTCAAAACGGAAAAACAAATTCTGAAACCCGCCAATTTATTGAGAATGCAGAAATAACGCAGATAAATAAAGATTGGAATATTAAAGCCGACTTTAGATCTGGTTTAAATGAAGTCGTTTCTTTCTTTCCCGTTGAAGCAATTGATTTGAAATTAAACAAAAAAGTAAAATCAGTGCAAGTAGATATGGGATTAACTAATAATTACTTCAAATCTTCATGGATCGATTTAAATGAAGTTGATGAATTTATTTTATTTATTGAGCAATATGTTATTCCAAATCTTAAAGATAAAACAGACAGAAACCAATCGACCAAATATATTTTTAATTCCAGAGAAATAACCTTTAGTTTTTATATTGAAAAAAGTTCAAGAAGAATATCGATTTATCTTAAAGACGATGGTGTTACAGATTACAACTATTATTTCTGGACAGAAACACAAGTCAATAAAATTCCTGAATTACTTACTATGTTGAAAGAAATTAGATAACGCCATTAAAAAAAATAATAAAATGAAAAAAATATTGTTTACAGCCTTTCTTTTGATAGTTTTTAGTAAATCATTTTCCCAAACAGATGAATTTCAATATGTAACTTCAGGTCAAGACGGTACCGAAGTATATTTATTTTTTGAAAGAGATAATGATGGATACAAAGAATTTTGGTTGAAATTAGTGTCACCAACTAAAACTGTTAAAAACAAAAAAGGCAAATTAATTAAAACTGGCGGTGATTCTACTTTACAATTTTATAAACTAGATTGTTCTGAAAAAACATATTCTACTTCAGATGGTGTAATATATAATCGAAATGGAGAGGCAATAAAAAAAATATACATTAATTCTTATGATGATAAAATTATACCTGGAACAATTCTTAGTGCAGTTTATAAATTTGTTTGCGAAATTGAAATAAATTAAAAACTACCTAATTCCTCTAGTTGTTGCGAGCATCCTATTGTGTATGCAACTTAAAGAAAAACAACGTTTCAATAGTAGAAATTAAAAACTAATTAATTAAATTATTATGGGAAGACTTGGAGTAACAGAATTACTAGTAATTGGAATTCCGTTTTTAGCAATTTATTTTTTACCATCAATTATTGCATTAAGTCGCAAGAAAAATAATGCTGCTGGAATAATTTTGCTGAATTTCTTTTTGGGATGGACATTTATTGGATGGATAGTTTCGTTAATTTGGGCTTGTTTAAAAGATAACGAACCTCAAACAATTGTTGTAAATAATTCTTACCCAAAACAGCAAAATTCATTAGATATAAAAAGGAATGATTTTGATGAAAAATTAGACAGTTTACAAAAACTAAAAAATTTATTGGACTCTGGTGTTTTATCTCAGGAAGAGTTTGAACAGCAAAAAGCTAAATTATTACAATTATAAAGCGATCAAGTCTTATCTTACTCTTTATTTACGAATAGACATTCACTTTAGCAACAATGTTTTATTCTATTATTTTTATGACTTTTACTGGCACAAGCCAGATAGCGCGGATTTGCAATCCGTGCACACAAAAGCTAAACGCAATAATAGTCAATAAAAAAGCTACAAGATTGTAGCTTTTTTTATTTTTAAAGAAATAAGTCAATCTTTACAGGCACGGATTGCAAATCCGCACTATCATTGCGATAACAAAAAATACTCATATATATTAACTTAACAGCCAACAAATCTCTCCGATTATTTATATTCCTCGTCTTTAAATATACAAATCCTTCAAAAGTTCACTTGAAGTTGTATCAAGTGCTTTTGCCATTCTAATCAAAAGATTTATAGTAATACCCTGTTCTTTTCTTAAAATTCTTCGTACAGTGGTCTCAGTACAGTTACTTGCTTTTGCAAAAGCACTCTTGTTTCCTGTGTATTTTTCTAGGAAAAGCTTATAAATTCTATCGACTATTTCTGCTTCTAATTTATCAATCGTCTTCATAAAACAAAGAAAATGAAGTAACCTTTTGAATCTACAAAACAAATTCGACTTATAAGTCGAATTTTATTATATTTGCTTTATATAAGTAAATACTAAAATTAATTATAAGCGATGGAAGAAAAGCTGGAGAAACGAATAAATGATCTTTTAAAATTTGCGGCCAATGTAAATTATTTCACAAAGCTTAAACCAAATCTTAAAGATCATAATTCTCTCAAAACCGATCTAACAATAACGTGTTACAACGAATTAATGCAGACGATTTTTTCTCTAATTAGAACAAGTATCAAGATCCTGCAAAATGAAGAATCTCAAACCGCTATCGATGCCATGCTTTTACTTGAAATAGCTGTGCAGCTTCTGCCAAATGATGAAATGGAATTACTGGATGAATTGCACAAGATTTTATAAGAAATTTGCGCAGCGATGATTTGGCAAACCCGTTAGCGGGAATTTGCAATCCGTGCCCACAACAGCAAGACAAAAAACAAATTATCAAATACAAAAGCTACAAAAAAACATGTAGTTTTTTTTATATTTGACAAAGGGTATAAATCAGAGCCATCGGATTCAAAAAATAGAAACGGTAATTAATTTTAAACAAAATGAATTTAAGGACACATCCCATGCAGACAATAGGTGATTGTGCTATTTTTGCTTTTAGATTAGAGCCAGCATCAGATGATCCGACAGAAAGATTGATGCGTTCTGTATCGATCTTCGTGGATGGAGTTAACTTCACGGAACATGATTCGATTGTCTATGTTCCTCAGTTTATTCATTCTCTGAAACAGACTGTAAATAAGTTGAATAACATTGATTTGAATCGATATAAGAAAATTTGGCGTGGGGAAGATCCAGAAAATATACATACCAAGTTAACTGTTGGCAATTTGATTGAAGATTCTCAATGGGCAGATATGTTGGCTGATCTGCAATTTTTGGAATTTGGTGAGACGACCTATAATTTGTTGAGTTTCTTTATTCCGCGAGACAACAATTGCTGGATAACCTGCCAATCTGTTGAAGATCCCGAGATACAAGGAAGTATTCATTCGGTTTGTATTGATTTTGATGATTTAATTAAATGTATATCAGACACTGCGGACATAATTGAAGTGGATTTTGCAAAAGTGGAAAAGAACATGTAGTCATACCTCGATAGCGCGGATTTGTAATCCGTGCCCGCAACAATATGACACTTTGTAAATCAAATACAAACCAAACCAATCTTTACGGGCACGGATTGCAAATCCGCGCTATCGGATTATGGCTCGGAAAACTTAACTAAGATCTAAAAATTTAACCATGAAAAAAAGTCTCTTATTAGTAATAATGATTCTTCTTTTTGGAATATGTTTCTTATTCAATTCCTGTAAAGAAAAAAACAAAAACGAAATTAAGATTACAGAAAGCCAGGCTTTAAAAATTGCTAACCGATATGGTATTTCAGGAGATAATGTGCTCATTTATTTTAATACTTATACTTACTCCAAAACGAGTTTAGGATATAAAAATGGAAAAAGAAAATTATACTACTGGAATGTATCAAAAGAATGTAATCATTGTCCAATGATACAAATTGATGCCGTAACTGGAAATGTGTTTTCTGAAGGTAAATATGATTACGTTCATTAAAATAAAATTAGCAAAAAATCGTGCAGCTTTTCTATATTTACAGAAAACAAACCAAAAAACTATGACTCTAATTGCAATTTTCTTCCCGTGTGTTTCTTTCTTTTTGAGAGGGAAAATATTAACGTCGATTCTTTGTCTAATCTTGCAAGTAACCTTAATTGGCTGGATTCCTGCTGCAATTTGGGCTGTTATTTCTTTACAGAATTCAAGAGCTGATAAACGCAATAAGCAACTAATAAAAGCGATAAAATCTAAATCTTAAGTATAAATTAGATTTTATTTTTGTCTTGATGACAATTAAATTACGTTTTCTAAAACTTTAAAAAAATCAAGCAATCATCACATTATTCCACATTTTTATTCTTCTGTTATTTATATGTTGGCTATTATTAAGCAATAGTTCCTCCTTGTCATATTTGGATAAATTTTTAATCATTTCATAATATTTTTTTGAGGTAATTATCTGGTGATTTGAAAGAAAAAATTTATGGTTTATCCGTAATCCAATTAGTTTTAAACAAGGTATTTTTGAGAAACAAGTTTGTTATTTATAATTCAAATTTGGAAACTCCCCAATAGTATCTTTAACTAAATTAATAGATTATGAAAAAATCCACAAACAAGTATTACGGTAAATCGCTGCTTTTTGCGTTTGCATTTTCAGCATTGTTCTTATTCCAAAACTGCTCTGACGAAACTTCTGATTCAGCCAGTATTGAAAATGCGCTAAAAAAAGAATCAGTTTCTAAAGATGGTAAAACGTCAAAAACTGCTCTTACAAACACAATAATATCATCTCAGGTAACAGCATCTGGTCCTACTTACATTCAGGGCGGAACAACCTTATTTGAATGGCAGTATACAGGAAGTATCCCTAATCCTGATTTAAACAGCATTATCTGGTGGTATTCAAAAGTAAATAACAATGGAGAAGCTCCTTACGCTATTGGCTGGGGCGCAACTGGTTATTTTATGTCTGTACCAGATACTTATTATTCTGATCCCGGACTTCAAACTTCAAACTTTAAAATCTATCTTACTATACGTGATACTAGCGGAAACCTTTATCAAAGTTACAGTATTTACCAAATCATGAAAAAAGGAAAATATAAATTAGAAAATTCCCTTTAACAAAAAAAAGCGCAAATTCTCTAGATTTTGCGCTTTTTTACTTCTTAAACCTTAGTTAATATATGTTTTTAATATCAAAAGAAAGTTAAATTTGTTTTCTTTATGGAAACTAACCTCAAACAGAACCTACAAAACCTCACAACTGAATTGCTAAAAATGGCAAACTTGTATTGCTGGAATAGTATTTCAAAAAATACAGTTTTTATTTTGTCTAATATCTCTGAGATTAAAGAAGATAACTTTAAAAAAAATTATACTAATTCGTAGACAGAAACTATCTACATCATGCAAACAAGGAAACAAGAATATAGACAATTTTTAAATGACAATTTCAAGGGACTAAAAC
This is a stretch of genomic DNA from Flavobacterium endoglycinae. It encodes these proteins:
- a CDS encoding superinfection immunity protein, giving the protein MGRLGVTELLVIGIPFLAIYFLPSIIALSRKKNNAAGIILLNFFLGWTFIGWIVSLIWACLKDNEPQTIVVNNSYPKQQNSLDIKRNDFDEKLDSLQKLKNLLDSGVLSQEEFEQQKAKLLQL
- a CDS encoding helix-turn-helix domain-containing protein, translating into MKTIDKLEAEIVDRIYKLFLEKYTGNKSAFAKASNCTETTVRRILRKEQGITINLLIRMAKALDTTSSELLKDLYI
- a CDS encoding YqaE/Pmp3 family membrane protein; amino-acid sequence: MTLIAIFFPCVSFFLRGKILTSILCLILQVTLIGWIPAAIWAVISLQNSRADKRNKQLIKAIKSKS